A window of Leeia aquatica genomic DNA:
CCACTCAGCCCGATGATGTCGGCCCGCTCGGCCTTGGCCGCGTCCAGAATGGTCTGCGCCGGCACCATCACGCCAAGGTCGATCACCTGATAGTTGTTACAGCGCAGCACCACGCCAACAATATTCTTGCCGATATCGTGCACATCGCCCTTCACGGTGGCCATGATGATCTTGCCCTTGGCGGGTGCATCGGCCAACCCCAGCCGGATCTTCTCTTCTTCAATGAAGGGTTCCAGATGGGCGACGGCAGCCTTCATCACCCGTGCCGATTTCACCACCTGTGGCAGGAACATCTTGCCGGCGCCAAACAGGTCGCCCACATGGTTCATGCCATTCATCAGCGGACCTTCGATCACATGGATCGGGCGCTCGGCCTGCAGGCGGGCTTCTTCGGTATCGTCCACAATATAAGTGGTAATACCCTTGACCAGCGCGTGCGTGATGCGCTCCTGCAGGCTGCCCTGGCGCCAGCTCAGGTCTTCACCCTGTTTCTGCGCGGCGTCACCACGGAAACTTTCCGCCAGCGTGATCAGCAGTTCGGTGGCATCACCGCCCTCTTTGGGCGTGCGCATCAACACCACATCTTCAATGCGTTCACGCAGTTGCGGGTCCACTTCTTCGTAGACCTCCAGCGCCCCGGCATTGACGATGCCCATGGTCATGCCGCACTGAATGGCGTGGTAGAGGAACACGGCGTGAATGGCTTCACGGACTTTGTTATTGCCGCGGAAGCTGAAGGACACATTGGAGACACCGCCGGAAATCTTGGCGTGCGGCAGGTTGTCCTTGATCCAGCCCGTCGCCTCGATGAAGTCCAGACCGTAGCGGGCGTGTTCCTCGATGCCGGTGGCCACCGCAAAGATGTTCGGGTCAAAGATGATGTCTTCGGGCGGGAAGCCGATGTCGTGCACCAGCATGTCATAGCTGCGCTGGCAAATTTCCACCTTGCGGGCGTAGGTATCGGCCTGGCCCTGCTCGTCAAACGCCATCACGATCACGGCGGCGCCATAGCGGCGCAGCAGTTTGGCCTGGTGGCGGAACTGCTCCTCGCCCTCCTTCAGGGAAATCGAGTTGACGATGCACTTACCCTGCACACACTTCAAACCGGCTTCGATCACGCTCCACTTGGAGGAGTCGATCATGATCGGCACCCGGCTGATATCCGGTTCGGCGGCCACCAGATTGAGGAAGGTGACCATGGCCTTGTGGGCATCCAGCATGCCCTCGTCCATATTGATGTCGATCACCTGTGCCCCGGCCTCCACCTGCTGCCGCGCCACTTCCAGCGCTGCCGGGTAGTCGCCGTTCAGGATCAGCCGGGCAAAGGCCTTGGAGCCGGTCACATTGGTGCGTTCGCCCACATTGACGAACAGGTCACGGTCACCAATATTGAACGGCTCGAGCCCGGACAGGCGGCACTTGGGCTCAATCTGCGGCAGCGCGCGCGGTGGCTTGGTCGCCAGTACCTGTGCCATCGCCTGGATATGGTCCGGCGTGGTGCCGCAGCAGCCACCGACAATGTTAACCAAGCCGCTGTCGGCCCATTCCGCCACATGCTGCGCCATGTCTTCCGGCGTCAGGTCGTAACCGCCAAATTCATTCGGCAAACCGGCATTGGCATGCACCGACACCCAGCTCTCGCTGATACGCGCCATTTCCTCCACATAGGGGCGCAACAGATCCGGACCCAGCGCACAGTTCAGGCCATAGCTGAGCGCGCGGCTGTGACGCAGCGAGTTGTAGAAAGCTTCGGTGGTCTGACCGGTCAGGGTACGGCCAGACTGGTCGGTAATGGTGCCGGAGATCATCACCGGTACCGACACCCCATGCTGGTCGAAGTATTGCTCAATGGCGAACACCGCCGCCTTGGCGTTCAGGGTGTCGAAAATGGTTTCCACCAGCAGCAGGTCCGCCCCGCCCTTGAGCAGACCATCAATCGCCTCGGTGTAGGATTCCACCAGCGCATCAAAGGTGACATTGCGGTAACCGGGGTCGTTGACGTCCGGGCTGATCGAGCAGGTGCGGTTGGTCGGCCCCAGCACCCCGGCACAGAAACGTGGCTTGGCCGGGTTGCGCGCGGTCTCCGCCTCACACAGCGATTTCACCAGCTGTGCCGCCGCAAAATTCAGCTCCCACACCAGCGATTCCATGCCGTAATCGGCCATGGCGATCGAGGTGGCATTGAAGGAGTTGGTCTCGATGATGTCGGCCCCGGCATCGAGATAGGCCTGGTGAATGCCCCCAATCACGTCGGGGCGGGTCAGCACCAGCAGGTCATTATTGCCTTTGAGGTCATGCGGCCAATCGGCAAAGCGCTCGCCGCGATAGTCGGCTTCCTCCAGGCGATGGCGCTGGATCATGGTCCCCATGCCGCCATCGAGGATGAGAATGCGTTCTGCCAGCAGGCGTTGCAATTCCGGGCGGCGATTGACGATGGTGGCGGGTGCGCTTGTATTCATGACAGTACGGTGCTAGACCTAAAGGAAACCTGAGGAGGTGCCTGCATTGTACCACGCTCACTCCACCCCCCTGCGCCATTGGTCCGCCCTGCTGGTGCTGCTTTGCCTGAGCCCTGCAACGCCCGCCGTCACCCTCAACATGATGTTTGGCCACGCCGACGGCGAGCCCATCGTCGAATTTGAAAGCAAGGCCCCGAATGCCCCGCTGAGCGGTGGCGTGACCTATGACCTGGGCCGGGCACTGGCCTTGCAGCTGAAAGTGCAGCTGCAGTTTGTAGAATTTTCCCGACGGCGTGTCGAAATGGCCTTGCTGAACGGCGATGCTCACATTGCCTGCAATACCAATCCGGCCTGGATGGACAAACCCGAGCGCTATCACTGGAGCAAGCCGGTTTACGCCCACGCCGAAACCCTGGTTTCGCGACAGCAGGTGGGCAAGCCGATCCGCGAGCCGCAGGACCTGAAAGGCGGATCTCTCGGCACCATTCTGGGCTACCGCTACCCGGACCTGGAGCCCTTTTTTCAGCAAGGCAGCATCCTGCGTCGGGACGAGCCTTCACTGGATGGCAATTTCCGCAAACTGGGCAGCGGGCAGCTGACCGCCTTGATCAGCACCCGCGATGAAATCGCCGCCTGGCTACGCCGCCGCCCGACGGAGCAGGGCAAGTTTGTGGTCAGCGACAAGGACCTGACCACCTACCCCACCCACTGCCTGCTCTCGCCCAAAGCACCCATTACCCTGGAGCAACTGGATGCCGCACTGGATGCCTTGCGCAAGAGTGGTCAGTTGCAACAGATCATGAGTCGCTACCAGCTCTCCCCGGTACCGTAAGCGCCACCCTTACTGTGCATCCGGCGCCAGGGATACACTGCCCCTTACCGGCATGGTGCCCATGCGCTTTTTCAGGCTGATGTAGGGGTCCCCCAGCACCGCCGCGTAGAACACGGCATTGCTCATCACCTTCTTCACATAGTCGCGGGTTTCATCAAACGGAATGGACTCGGTATAAATGGCCCCTTCCAGCGGCTTGCCACCCAGCCAGGCACGTGCACGCCCCGGGCCGGCATTGTAGGCCGCTGTCGCCAGCACCGGGTGGCCCAGGCTATCCAGAACATACTTCAAATAGCTGGTACCCAGCAGCACATTGGTGTCGATATCATGTACCGCACTTTGCTGATAACCGGCCAGACCAATGCGGCGGGCAATCCAGCTGGCGGTACCCGGCATCAGCTGCATCAGCCCGGCGGCCCCCACTGCGGAGCGCGCCACGCTGGCAAAGCGGCTTTCCTGCCGGATCAGGCCAAACACCCAGGCCTCATTCACCCCCAGCCGCTCGGTATGCAGCTTCATCACATCCCGGTAGGGACTCAGGAAACGCAATGAGAAGTTGTGCAATTGTTTGGTACGGTCGGCCGTATTGATGGCGCGGTCATACCACTGGTTGCGGCGGGCATACTCGGCAGCAGCCAGCAGCAGCTTGTCGTCCAGTTCCCGCTGGGTCAGCAGCCACTCGCGGTTGGCTTCAAACTTCCAGTCCATCTGGTACAGCAGCATGCCGCGCGCAAAGCCCGGCATTTGTGAAGCTTGCTTGACCTCGGCCTCGGTGGGCTTGTAGCTTTCACGCAGATTGAGAGTGTTCTGGCCCAGCTCCTCCGATGCCAGCAGGCCATAGTAGGTGTACTCCCCGGCCAGGCCCTGGTACAGCTCGCGCGCCTCGTCCAGATTGCCCTGCGCCGCCAGCGCCCGTGCCTTCCAGTAGCGCCAGGTGTTTTCACTGGCCATTTTCTCCGGCATGGCGGCGATGGCTTCTTTCACCATCGCCCAGTCCTTGCCGCGCAATGCCGCCCGCACTTTCCACCCCAGCTGGGTTTCCGACAGCGCGGTGTCCCCTGCCAGCCGGTACCACTCCACCGCTTCCGGCATCAGCTTGAATGACGCCCAGTGGGCCACCAGCCCCCAGGCGTATTTGCGGTCTACGGCATCCATGCCGCCCTGCCAGCGTTGCAGCAGCGCAGCGGCCTGAGCCGGGTCCAGCATGGCTTGCCGGTTCAAGGCGAACAAGGCCACCTCTCGTGCTGCACGGGGCTTGGGGAATTCGCTCAGGCGCGCCAGATAGCTGGTCGGGCTGTTATAAATACTCTCCAACTGGCGCAGGTCCAGCTGCTCACCGGCCGGCAACCAATCGTTGGTGGCGCGGGCGGCATCCAGCCGGTCACTCTTGGTGATTCGTCCTTCACGCAAGGCCAGCCGCATGCGGTCCCACACTGCGGTGCTGTCCAGGCCGGACTGCCGACGCCAGCTGTCCAGCAAGGTCAGGCAGCCTTTGGCCTGCTCGGCCCCGCTATACCATAGCGCCTTCAGTTCAGCCGGAGGCAAGGTGGTACCCCCGGCTTGCCGTGCCAGCAGCCGGTAGCAGTTCAATTCCTGGGTTTCATTGCCCAGCTTGGCATCAAACTGGTTGAAGACGCTCCACTGCTGGCGACGCCCCAGCGACAGCAGCCACTCCAGCCGCAAACGCTCACTCATCCAGCTGTCGGCGTATTGCTTCAGGTAAGCGTCCACCCGCGACGGGGCGGCGTTGTCCAGATCCAGCGCCAATTGCCAATAGCGCGGGTAAGGGGCGCCCAGGGTGCCATCCAGCCGGTTGGCCAGCTGCTCCAGACGCGCCGCATCCTTGACACGGAAAGCATCACGGGCCGCATTCAGGTCTTCAGGGATACCGGCGTGGGCCGTTGCCAGCATCAGCAGGCCGGTCAGGCTCAGACAAATCGGGGTAAAATGACGCAGTCGGTTCATGTACTCTATGTCACATAGCTTCCGGCTCACGCCGGGATCGTGGAAACGGGCCACCTATTCAGGTGGCCTTACAGGATAACACAATGCCATATTACAGCCTGAACCCGGCCACGGAAGCCCTGCAGGCCGAGTTCGCCAGCTTGCCTTCCGCTGACTTGCATGATGCCATAGCGGCCACCACACAGGCCCAGAAACGCTGGGCAGATTGGCCGCTACCTGCACGCTGTGAAGCGCTGAGACAGGTCGCCCGCCTGTTGCGTTCCCGGGAACATGCATTAGCCTGTCTGATCAGCCAGGAGATGGGCAAGTTAAACCGCGAAGCGGTGGCTGAGCTGGGCAAATGCGCCGACCTGGCCG
This region includes:
- the metH gene encoding methionine synthase, which encodes MNTSAPATIVNRRPELQRLLAERILILDGGMGTMIQRHRLEEADYRGERFADWPHDLKGNNDLLVLTRPDVIGGIHQAYLDAGADIIETNSFNATSIAMADYGMESLVWELNFAAAQLVKSLCEAETARNPAKPRFCAGVLGPTNRTCSISPDVNDPGYRNVTFDALVESYTEAIDGLLKGGADLLLVETIFDTLNAKAAVFAIEQYFDQHGVSVPVMISGTITDQSGRTLTGQTTEAFYNSLRHSRALSYGLNCALGPDLLRPYVEEMARISESWVSVHANAGLPNEFGGYDLTPEDMAQHVAEWADSGLVNIVGGCCGTTPDHIQAMAQVLATKPPRALPQIEPKCRLSGLEPFNIGDRDLFVNVGERTNVTGSKAFARLILNGDYPAALEVARQQVEAGAQVIDINMDEGMLDAHKAMVTFLNLVAAEPDISRVPIMIDSSKWSVIEAGLKCVQGKCIVNSISLKEGEEQFRHQAKLLRRYGAAVIVMAFDEQGQADTYARKVEICQRSYDMLVHDIGFPPEDIIFDPNIFAVATGIEEHARYGLDFIEATGWIKDNLPHAKISGGVSNVSFSFRGNNKVREAIHAVFLYHAIQCGMTMGIVNAGALEVYEEVDPQLRERIEDVVLMRTPKEGGDATELLITLAESFRGDAAQKQGEDLSWRQGSLQERITHALVKGITTYIVDDTEEARLQAERPIHVIEGPLMNGMNHVGDLFGAGKMFLPQVVKSARVMKAAVAHLEPFIEEEKIRLGLADAPAKGKIIMATVKGDVHDIGKNIVGVVLRCNNYQVIDLGVMVPAQTILDAAKAERADIIGLSGLITPSLEEMAHMAKEMQRQGFDIPLLIGGATTSKVHTAVKIEPNYPAGCVVYVPDASRAVGVCSSLLSDELKPAFVAGVQAEYQNIRTIHANKEQARFLSIDAARANGFAPATGFDWSQYQPPRPRQLGVFRFEDVPLAEIEPYIDWSPFFNAWELFGKYPRILQDEVVGESARALFADAQTMLRQMVAERWVQANGVVGLFPAATVEHDDIEIYHPETGERLMTWHNLRQQNTKAAGKPNWCLADFIAPKGSGVQDYIGAFAVTGGIGIDPHVARFEAANDDYSAIMVKALADRFAEGFAEYMHAKVRRELWGYAADESLTVDQLTDEEYVGIRPAPGYPACPDHVAKADLFRLLDAPAIGMTLTEGYAMLPTAAVSGFYFSHPQSQYFAVGKINRDQVEDYARRRGVTQQQAERDLAPVLGYVS
- a CDS encoding substrate-binding periplasmic protein, translated to MPALYHAHSTPLRHWSALLVLLCLSPATPAVTLNMMFGHADGEPIVEFESKAPNAPLSGGVTYDLGRALALQLKVQLQFVEFSRRRVEMALLNGDAHIACNTNPAWMDKPERYHWSKPVYAHAETLVSRQQVGKPIREPQDLKGGSLGTILGYRYPDLEPFFQQGSILRRDEPSLDGNFRKLGSGQLTALISTRDEIAAWLRRRPTEQGKFVVSDKDLTTYPTHCLLSPKAPITLEQLDAALDALRKSGQLQQIMSRYQLSPVP
- a CDS encoding transglycosylase SLT domain-containing protein, translating into MNRLRHFTPICLSLTGLLMLATAHAGIPEDLNAARDAFRVKDAARLEQLANRLDGTLGAPYPRYWQLALDLDNAAPSRVDAYLKQYADSWMSERLRLEWLLSLGRRQQWSVFNQFDAKLGNETQELNCYRLLARQAGGTTLPPAELKALWYSGAEQAKGCLTLLDSWRRQSGLDSTAVWDRMRLALREGRITKSDRLDAARATNDWLPAGEQLDLRQLESIYNSPTSYLARLSEFPKPRAAREVALFALNRQAMLDPAQAAALLQRWQGGMDAVDRKYAWGLVAHWASFKLMPEAVEWYRLAGDTALSETQLGWKVRAALRGKDWAMVKEAIAAMPEKMASENTWRYWKARALAAQGNLDEARELYQGLAGEYTYYGLLASEELGQNTLNLRESYKPTEAEVKQASQMPGFARGMLLYQMDWKFEANREWLLTQRELDDKLLLAAAEYARRNQWYDRAINTADRTKQLHNFSLRFLSPYRDVMKLHTERLGVNEAWVFGLIRQESRFASVARSAVGAAGLMQLMPGTASWIARRIGLAGYQQSAVHDIDTNVLLGTSYLKYVLDSLGHPVLATAAYNAGPGRARAWLGGKPLEGAIYTESIPFDETRDYVKKVMSNAVFYAAVLGDPYISLKKRMGTMPVRGSVSLAPDAQ